The DNA region TTGGCAACGCGGTTAACGTAAAGGTCGCGCTTGTAACGGCGGCGCATCAGCCCCAGGATCTTATCCGAACCTGATTGCAGCGGGATATGAAAATGTGGCACGAAACGTTTTGAAGCAGCTACAAAAGCAATGATCTCGTCGGTAAGCAGGTTAGGCTCGATAGATGAGATCCTGAAACGGTCGATACCTTCTACCTCATCAAGGGCCTTAACCAAATCAAAAAACTTGTCTTCGCGTTTACCGTTCCGGATCCCGAAATCGCCAAGGTTTACGCCGGTAAGCACAATTTCTTTTACACCCGACTCAGCAATTTGCTTTGCCTGCGCTACAACATTTTCAATGGTATCGCTCCTGCTGGCGCCGCGGGCCAGTGGAATGGTACAAAACGTACAGGAATAATCGCAGCCATCCTGCACTTTCAGGAAAGTACGGGTACGGTCGCCAAAAGAATATGCGGGTACAAACTCATTAGCTTCAGACACGGGCTGATTAAGCACCAGCGCCTTTGGCCTTTTGGTTAAATCGGTAATGTGATCAACAATCTGGAATTTTTCGGCAGCGCCAAGTACCATATCTACGCCAGGGATTTCGGCAATTTCCTGTGGTTTTAGCTGTGCGTAGCAACCTACTATGGTTACGTAGGCATTAGGTGAAATTTTAAGCGCCTCTTTAACAATCTTCTTACACTTTTTATCGGCATTGTCAGTTACCGAGCAGGTATTGATCACAAAAACATCCGGTGTTTCGGTAAAATTTACCGTATCATAACCGGCCTGGTTAAACAGCCGACCAATGGATGAGGTCTCTGAATAATTCAGCTTGCAGCCTAAAGTGTAAAAAGCGACTTTCTTGTTCATTTCAATCGGCAAAGATAATGTTTTTTAAAGAAATGCCTATTTCAGCAATTTCACTTCAAGGTAAAAAGTAATTGTAAAATTATGGGTGTCCCAAAATCGCCATTCCCCAAATAAAATTGATTTCGCTTTCGCCGCGTTTTTAAAATGTCCCACTTTTTGAGAGTGAAACGCAAAACATGCTTTTTATGAAACATATTGATAATCAAATCTTTAACATTTCACCTGAAACATCGATAAATATTTGATTATCAATAACTAAAACTTTAAGGAGTATAAATTCATCACTTAAGGACTTACTTTTATTTTCGGCTTTTTTTGATGTTTTTTTGAGTTTTTTTGAACCTGCAGAGCGTCTTGCCAATACCCACTGACAAAACAGTGCCACCATCGTTGCTTTAGTTTTTCTATAAACAAGAGCCTCTTTATAAGCTCGGTATTTTCATAATCCTGGTAATTTACCTATTTTCACTGCGGATAAACGTAAACCCTAAACCACCCATACCATGATCATATACGGCACCAAAGCGAAACTATTAAAAGCTGAAATAACAAGCGACATCTGCCCAAACTGCAATACAACCAACAGTATCCAGATGAATGTATTTCAACGCTGGGCGCATATTTTCTGGATCCCGTTTTTCCCGATAGGTAAAACAGGCGTATCCCAATGCCTCCATTGCAGGCAGGTTTTGAAGCTTAAGGAAATGCCCGCCTCGCTCAAATTAAGCTATGATAATATAAAATCTCAAACTACAATACCTGTGTGGACATTTGCAGGCTGTTTCCTGATCGTTATCGGTTCGATATTTTTTTATATCAGCGAAAAGCAGAAAGCAAAAAAAGTAAACCAATGGGTTTTATCGCCTCAAAAAAACGATGTGTTTCACATCAAACTTAAAAACGATCACTATACCCTTTACAAGGTGAATAAGGTTTCCGGCGATTCTGTTTACCTGGCCTTAAACAAATATGAATCGGACCGTGAAGAGGGCCTTGATGATATCGCGGCAAAGGGTGATACCGCCTATGATAACGCCCAGCAAGGTATTGCCAAGCCGTTCCTTGTGGAAATGGCCAAAGAAGGAGCTATCCTGGATATTGAGCGCAAATAAGCTATGAATACCACACCCCGCTCCTATTGGTTTGCCAAGTTCCTTGAATGCCTGTATCTGCTCGTAGCTATCTACGATTGTTTAATGATGATGTGGGGCGCTTTGCTTTATAAACTGTTTAGTTCTTTTGGTGACCTGTCCTTCGCAATGACTTTCACCTGGATCATTATTGGAATATGCATCCTTTCGGTGATTTATTCCATTTATTGGCATCAAAAAAGTAAAAAGGAAGGATTTAATTCAGGAATAAGGCACGCGTTTCTGCGGGGCGTTATGCGGTACTTCCTTGCCTTCCAAGTGTCGGCTTATGGCTTTGCCAAGATCCTGAAAACGCAGTTTGGACACGTTTACATGAGGGATAACACGCCTGTAGGCAAGTTAAACGGCTTCGACCTCACCTGGAATTATTTTGGGCACTCCTATTCTTTCGCGGTTATACTCGGTTTACTTCAGATTGGTGGCGCCATCATGCTTTTATTCAGGCGTACTACCTTGCTGGGCACCTGCATATTATTACCCATAATGTTAAACATTGTACTAATC from Mucilaginibacter sp. SJ includes:
- the mtaB gene encoding tRNA (N(6)-L-threonylcarbamoyladenosine(37)-C(2))-methylthiotransferase MtaB, which translates into the protein MNKKVAFYTLGCKLNYSETSSIGRLFNQAGYDTVNFTETPDVFVINTCSVTDNADKKCKKIVKEALKISPNAYVTIVGCYAQLKPQEIAEIPGVDMVLGAAEKFQIVDHITDLTKRPKALVLNQPVSEANEFVPAYSFGDRTRTFLKVQDGCDYSCTFCTIPLARGASRSDTIENVVAQAKQIAESGVKEIVLTGVNLGDFGIRNGKREDKFFDLVKALDEVEGIDRFRISSIEPNLLTDEIIAFVAASKRFVPHFHIPLQSGSDKILGLMRRRYKRDLYVNRVAKIKELMPDCCIGVDVIVGFPGETREDFIDTYNFLNELNISYLHVFTYSERENTLAAQMTGAVPGSARGERSKMLHILSDKKRRAFYESQLGKNQEVLFEGDIKDGFMHGFTRNYVKVRTKYDPVLVNELKTVHLTNISPDGDVEITEGEEIFVH